A window of Streptomyces sp. Je 1-332 genomic DNA:
GCGGACGTCGCCCGGCGGGCCACCGAGGCGCTCGGCGGCCTCGACGTCCTGGTGAACAACGCCGCCGTGAACCTGCCGCACCCCCTCGCCGACACCTCGTACGAGGACTGGGCGGCCCTGTGGCACCAGCACGTTTCGGTGAATCTCCTGGCGACGGCGAACCTCAGCCACCTGGCGGCCCGCCGGATGATCGACCAGGGCACGGGTGGCCGCATCGTGAACATCGGTTCGCGCGGCGCGTTCCGCGGGGAGCCCGACCACCCGGCGTACGGGGCGACCAAGGCGGCCGTGCACGCGCTCGGCCAGTCCCTCGCGGTGTCGCTCGCGCCGTACGGGATCGCGGTGGCGTCGGTGGCGCCCGGGTTCTTCGGGACGGAGAGGGTCGCGCACCGGCTGAGCGGGGACGAGGGCGCGGCGATCCGCGCGCAGAGTCCGTTCGGGCGGGCCGGCACGGCGGACGAGATCGCCGCGGCGGTGCTGTGGCTCGCCTCCCCGGTCGCGGAGTGGGCGTCGGGCACGGTGCTCGATCTCAACGGTGCCTCGCATCTGCGCACCTGAGCGGGAAGTCGCCGGGGCAGACGTGATCGTCGTGTCCGTGACCCGCGAGGTGCTCCGTGACTTCCTGGGCCCTCGGACGACGTCGGCCAACGCCACGTCGGCTCTGAGCCGAACGGGCACGAAGCCGGGCGGGCCGGTATCCCGGCCCGACCGGCTTCGGCGCGTCACATCCCTTGCTGCGAACGGGCCTTGAACGCCGCCTTGCGGGCTTCTTTGGCCACCTTCTTGTCGGGGTGCAGCCGCCCCATCGCCTCCAGGACATCCGCGGTGGCGGGGTGTTCGACCCGCCAGGCCGCGGCGAAGAACCCGCTGTGCTGCTCGGAAAGGCCCTCCACGAGACCCTGCAGCTCATCGGAGTTGCCCTCTGCGGCGAGCTGCGCGGCGATGGTGTCGATGGTCAGCCAGAAGACCAGCGCCTCGGAGGGCGCGGGCACGTCGGCCGCCCCGTGCTCGGCAAGCCACACCCGGGCGAGCCCACCGAGCTCCGCGTCGTCGAGCACCTCCCGCAGCGCGGGCTCCGCCTCGTTGCCGACCAGCGAGAGCGCCTGCTGGCAGCG
This region includes:
- a CDS encoding SDR family oxidoreductase codes for the protein MNLPAAHRRVLISGASRGLGRALAQAFATNGDRVAVHYGSREEEARATLASLAGEGHVLVGGDLSEPAGAADVARRATEALGGLDVLVNNAAVNLPHPLADTSYEDWAALWHQHVSVNLLATANLSHLAARRMIDQGTGGRIVNIGSRGAFRGEPDHPAYGATKAAVHALGQSLAVSLAPYGIAVASVAPGFFGTERVAHRLSGDEGAAIRAQSPFGRAGTADEIAAAVLWLASPVAEWASGTVLDLNGASHLRT